In the genome of Streptomyces sp. NBC_00190, one region contains:
- a CDS encoding GuaB3 family IMP dehydrogenase-related protein, protein MTEIEIGRGKRGRRAYAFDDIAIVPSRRTRDPKEVSIAWQIDAYRFELPFLAAPMDSVVSPQTAIRIGELGGLGVLNLEGLWTRYEDPQPLLDEITELDEESATRRLQEIYSAPIQADLIRQRIKEVRDSGVVTAAALSPQRTAEFSKAVVDAGVDIFVIRGTTVSAEHVSGAAEPLNLKQFIYELDVPVIVGGCATYTAALHLMRTGAAGVLVGFGGGAAHTTRNVLGIQVPMATAVADVAAARRDYMDESGGRYVHVIADGGVGWSGDIPKAVACGADAVMMGSPLARATDAPGKGNHWGMEAVHEDVPRGKKVDLGTVGTTEEILTGPSHSPDGSMNIFGALRRSMATTGYSELKEFQRVEVTVADSQHSR, encoded by the coding sequence GTGACTGAGATCGAGATCGGGCGCGGCAAGCGCGGCCGCAGGGCGTATGCGTTCGACGACATCGCCATCGTCCCGAGCCGGCGTACCCGGGACCCGAAGGAGGTCTCGATCGCCTGGCAGATCGACGCGTACCGCTTCGAGCTCCCCTTCCTGGCCGCCCCCATGGACTCGGTCGTCTCCCCGCAGACCGCGATCCGCATCGGCGAGCTCGGCGGCCTCGGCGTGCTGAACCTCGAAGGCCTGTGGACCCGCTACGAGGACCCGCAGCCACTGCTCGACGAGATCACGGAGCTGGACGAGGAGTCCGCCACCCGCCGTCTCCAGGAGATCTACTCCGCCCCGATCCAGGCGGACCTGATCCGGCAGCGCATCAAGGAGGTGCGCGACTCCGGAGTCGTCACCGCCGCCGCGCTCTCCCCGCAGCGCACCGCCGAGTTCTCCAAGGCCGTCGTGGACGCGGGCGTGGACATCTTCGTGATCCGCGGCACCACCGTGTCGGCGGAGCACGTCTCCGGCGCCGCCGAGCCGCTGAACCTGAAGCAGTTCATCTACGAGCTCGACGTCCCGGTCATCGTCGGCGGCTGCGCCACCTACACCGCGGCCCTGCACCTGATGCGCACCGGCGCCGCGGGTGTCCTGGTCGGCTTCGGCGGCGGCGCCGCGCACACCACGCGCAACGTGCTCGGCATCCAGGTCCCGATGGCGACCGCCGTCGCGGACGTGGCCGCGGCCCGCCGCGACTACATGGACGAGTCCGGCGGCCGGTACGTGCACGTCATCGCCGACGGCGGCGTGGGCTGGTCGGGCGACATCCCGAAGGCCGTCGCCTGCGGCGCGGACGCCGTGATGATGGGCTCCCCGCTGGCCCGTGCCACCGACGCGCCCGGCAAGGGCAACCACTGGGGCATGGAGGCCGTCCACGAGGACGTGCCGCGCGGCAAGAAGGTCGACCTGGGCACGGTCGGCACCACCGAGGAGATCCTCACCGGCCCGTCGCACTCCCCGGACGGTTCGATGAACATCTTCGGCGCGCTGCGCCGCTCGATGGCCACCACCGGCTACAGCGAGCTCAAGGAGTTCCAGCGGGTCGAGGTCACGGTCGCGGACTCGCAGCACAGCCGCTGA
- a CDS encoding protein kinase domain-containing protein has product MSKPEHGTPAAKPEDEGAAAPAAPAEAAPAGGAKPAAAKPGLTKAKAEEGKPVAKAGADAVAEDAKAVAKAEDVKDAPGPGAKPEAAKADLAKPRAEAAKADLAKPVNSVVEKADAVAAEVKARAEAAKSAGNGEDKGRLLAGRYRLGAVLGKGGMGTVWRAEDETLGRIVAVKELRFGTGVDEDEKRRLITRTLREAKAIARIRSGGAVTVFDVVDEDGRPWIVMELIEGPSLAEFIRENGPLTPHRAAEVGLAVLDVLRAAHGQGILHRDVKPSNVLIAATGRVVLTDFGIAQVEGDPSVTSTGMLVGAPSYISPERARGYKPGPPADMWSLGGLLYAAVEGVPPYDKGSALATLTAVMTEPVEPPKNAGPLTEVIYGLLAKDPAQRLDDVRARAMLTAVVNAPEPAPAPVAAPAAEETRQISLADAKAAAEQAAADKAAEKAAKKERERREREQRERARAALKAARKAAAVATATTAASAAEAPASEPKPKPTAKTSPVAAPLTDVMPRRTIVLAIAAVVVVLAAVGSLIVYAFNGDDTDGRKDEGKGGKTNPSASAAQSPGTAPQSSPQTSAKPGEQGGTNGNATPGAQTQGQTQGQTQGQTQGQGQQTPAAGQGQGTTSGGAGGGIPAGYALQQDFGFHFSMVMPEGFKQTGIAGENSGAIYSRDGGFPRIQVDHTASPGDDARAAWADSVKPTASSSQNYRHIRIDTVQYRGYPTVADWEFERDQKGIRVRVLNRGFKVDAKNGYAIMISCAADQWDGAECTQMRNVAFETFKPLG; this is encoded by the coding sequence ATGTCGAAGCCGGAGCACGGGACGCCTGCGGCGAAGCCCGAGGATGAGGGAGCTGCGGCTCCGGCTGCGCCGGCCGAGGCCGCGCCTGCTGGGGGTGCGAAGCCCGCGGCTGCGAAGCCGGGGCTGACGAAGGCCAAGGCCGAGGAGGGGAAGCCCGTGGCCAAGGCCGGGGCCGATGCCGTGGCCGAGGACGCGAAGGCCGTGGCCAAGGCCGAAGACGTCAAGGACGCGCCTGGGCCTGGGGCGAAGCCCGAGGCGGCCAAGGCCGACCTGGCGAAGCCCAGGGCCGAGGCGGCCAAGGCCGACCTGGCGAAGCCCGTCAATTCCGTGGTGGAGAAGGCCGATGCCGTGGCCGCCGAGGTCAAGGCCAGGGCCGAGGCCGCCAAGTCGGCCGGGAACGGCGAGGACAAGGGCCGGCTGCTCGCGGGCCGCTACCGGCTGGGTGCCGTGCTCGGCAAGGGCGGCATGGGTACCGTCTGGCGCGCCGAGGACGAGACCCTCGGCCGGATCGTCGCCGTCAAGGAACTCCGCTTCGGCACCGGGGTCGACGAGGACGAGAAGCGCCGTCTGATCACCCGTACCCTCCGCGAGGCCAAGGCCATCGCCCGGATCCGGAGCGGGGGCGCGGTCACCGTCTTCGACGTCGTCGACGAAGACGGCCGCCCCTGGATCGTCATGGAGCTCATCGAGGGCCCCTCGCTCGCCGAGTTCATCCGGGAGAACGGTCCCCTCACCCCGCACCGCGCCGCCGAGGTCGGCCTTGCGGTGCTCGACGTCCTGCGCGCCGCGCACGGCCAGGGCATCCTGCACCGGGACGTCAAACCGTCCAACGTGCTCATCGCCGCCACCGGCCGCGTCGTCCTCACCGACTTCGGCATCGCGCAGGTCGAGGGCGACCCCTCCGTCACCTCCACCGGCATGCTCGTCGGCGCGCCCTCGTACATCTCCCCGGAGCGCGCCCGCGGTTACAAGCCCGGTCCGCCCGCCGACATGTGGTCGCTCGGCGGTCTGCTGTACGCCGCCGTCGAGGGCGTGCCCCCGTACGACAAGGGCTCCGCCCTCGCCACCCTCACCGCCGTGATGACCGAGCCGGTGGAGCCGCCCAAGAACGCGGGCCCGCTCACCGAGGTCATCTACGGCCTGCTCGCCAAGGACCCGGCCCAGCGGCTCGACGACGTCCGGGCGCGGGCGATGCTCACCGCCGTCGTCAACGCGCCCGAGCCCGCACCGGCCCCCGTTGCGGCCCCGGCCGCCGAGGAGACCCGGCAGATATCGCTCGCGGACGCCAAGGCGGCCGCGGAGCAGGCGGCCGCGGACAAGGCCGCCGAGAAGGCGGCGAAGAAGGAACGCGAGCGGCGGGAGCGCGAGCAGCGCGAACGCGCCCGCGCCGCGCTGAAGGCGGCCCGCAAGGCGGCGGCGGTGGCCACCGCCACCACGGCCGCCTCGGCCGCGGAGGCACCCGCGTCCGAACCCAAGCCCAAGCCCACGGCAAAGACCTCCCCGGTGGCGGCCCCGCTCACCGACGTCATGCCGCGCCGCACCATCGTGCTCGCGATAGCCGCCGTCGTGGTCGTACTCGCGGCCGTCGGCTCGCTCATCGTCTACGCCTTCAACGGCGACGACACCGACGGCCGCAAGGATGAGGGCAAGGGCGGCAAGACCAACCCGTCCGCGTCCGCCGCCCAGTCCCCGGGCACCGCCCCGCAGTCCTCGCCGCAGACTTCGGCGAAGCCCGGCGAGCAGGGCGGGACCAATGGCAATGCCACCCCGGGCGCCCAGACCCAGGGCCAGACCCAGGGCCAGACCCAGGGCCAGACCCAGGGCCAGGGCCAGCAGACCCCGGCCGCCGGCCAGGGCCAGGGCACCACGTCCGGCGGAGCGGGCGGCGGAATCCCGGCGGGTTACGCCCTCCAGCAGGACTTCGGGTTCCACTTCTCGATGGTGATGCCCGAGGGCTTCAAGCAGACGGGCATAGCGGGGGAGAACTCCGGCGCCATATACAGCCGTGACGGCGGATTCCCGCGCATCCAGGTCGACCACACCGCCAGTCCCGGTGACGACGCCCGCGCTGCCTGGGCCGATTCGGTCAAGCCGACGGCGAGCAGCAGTCAGAACTACCGGCACATCAGGATCGACACGGTGCAGTACAGGGGCTACCCGACTGTCGCGGACTGGGAGTTCGAGCGGGACCAGAAGGGGATCAGGGTCCGCGTGCTCAACCGCGGCTTCAAGGTCGACGCCAAGAACGGCTACGCGATCATGATCAGCTGCGCCGCCGACCAGTGGGACGGCGCCGAGTGCACGCAGATGCGCAACGTCGCCTTCGAGACCTTCAAGCCGCTCGGCTGA
- a CDS encoding glycerol-3-phosphate dehydrogenase/oxidase, which translates to MRTATLGPVQRAEALARMAERELDVLVVGAGVVGAGTALDAATRGLSTGLVEARDWASGTSSRSSKLIHGGLRYLEMLDFALVREALKERGLLLERLAPHLVKPVPFLYPLQYKGWERLYAGSGVALYDAMSVSSGHGRGLPVHRHLSRKRALRVAPALRKDALVGALQYYDAQMDDARYVATLVRTAAAYGAHCANRARVIGFLREGERVVGARVRDVEGGGEYEIRAKQIVNATGVWTDDTQALIGERGQFHVRASKGIHLVVPKDRIHSSTGLILRTEKSVLFVIPWGRHWIIGTTDTDWDLDKAHPAASSADIDYLLEHVNSVLAVPLTRDDVQGVYAGLRPLLAGESDATSKLSREHTVAHPVPGLVVVAGGKYTTYRVMAKDAVDEAVHGLDQRVAECVTEDVPLVGAEGYRALWNARARTAARTGLHVVRVEHLLNRFGSLTEELLDLIAADPGLGEPVTGAEDYLRAEIVYAASHEGARHLDDVLTRRTRISIETFDRGTRSARECAELMAPVLGWDKQQIEKEVEHYEKRVQAERESQRQPDDQTADAARLGAPDIVPL; encoded by the coding sequence GTGAGGACAGCGACACTGGGACCGGTGCAGCGTGCCGAGGCGCTCGCCCGGATGGCCGAGCGGGAGCTGGACGTTCTGGTTGTGGGCGCGGGGGTGGTCGGCGCCGGTACCGCGCTCGACGCGGCGACCAGAGGTTTGTCGACCGGGCTGGTGGAAGCGCGTGACTGGGCATCCGGCACGTCGAGCAGGTCGAGCAAGCTCATCCACGGCGGCCTGCGGTACCTGGAGATGCTCGACTTCGCCCTCGTCCGGGAGGCGCTGAAGGAGCGAGGCCTGCTGCTGGAGCGCCTCGCGCCGCACCTGGTGAAGCCCGTGCCTTTCCTCTACCCCTTGCAGTACAAGGGCTGGGAGCGGCTGTATGCGGGCTCGGGCGTCGCGCTGTACGACGCCATGTCGGTCTCCAGCGGACACGGGCGCGGGCTGCCGGTGCACCGGCACCTGTCGCGCAAGCGCGCGCTGCGGGTGGCGCCGGCGCTGCGCAAGGACGCACTGGTGGGGGCCCTGCAGTACTACGACGCCCAGATGGACGACGCGCGGTACGTGGCCACGCTGGTGCGGACGGCCGCGGCGTACGGGGCGCACTGCGCCAACCGGGCGAGGGTGATCGGCTTCCTGCGCGAGGGCGAACGGGTGGTCGGGGCGCGGGTGCGGGATGTCGAGGGCGGCGGGGAGTACGAGATCCGCGCGAAGCAGATCGTGAACGCGACCGGGGTGTGGACGGACGACACCCAGGCGCTGATCGGGGAGCGCGGGCAGTTCCACGTACGGGCGTCGAAGGGCATCCACCTGGTCGTGCCGAAGGACCGGATCCATTCGAGCACCGGGCTGATCCTGCGGACCGAGAAGTCGGTGCTGTTCGTCATCCCCTGGGGACGGCACTGGATCATCGGGACCACGGACACCGACTGGGACCTGGACAAGGCGCACCCGGCGGCGTCGAGCGCGGACATCGACTACCTGCTGGAGCACGTGAACTCGGTGCTGGCGGTGCCGCTGACGCGTGACGACGTGCAGGGTGTGTACGCGGGCCTGCGGCCGCTGCTGGCCGGGGAGTCGGACGCGACGAGCAAGCTGTCGCGCGAACACACGGTGGCGCACCCGGTGCCGGGGCTGGTGGTGGTCGCGGGCGGCAAGTACACGACGTACCGGGTCATGGCCAAGGACGCGGTCGACGAGGCGGTGCACGGGCTGGACCAGCGGGTCGCGGAATGCGTGACGGAGGACGTGCCGCTGGTCGGCGCGGAGGGGTACCGGGCGCTGTGGAACGCGCGGGCGAGGACCGCCGCCCGGACGGGCCTTCACGTGGTGCGGGTGGAGCACCTGTTGAACCGGTTCGGGTCGCTGACGGAGGAACTGCTGGACCTGATCGCCGCCGACCCGGGGCTGGGGGAGCCGGTGACCGGGGCGGAGGACTATCTGCGCGCCGAGATCGTGTACGCGGCCTCGCACGAAGGGGCGCGGCACCTGGACGACGTACTGACGCGGCGGACACGGATCTCGATCGAGACCTTCGACCGGGGGACGCGGTCGGCGCGGGAGTGCGCGGAGTTGATGGCCCCGGTCCTGGGGTGGGATAAGCAGCAGATCGAGAAGGAAGTGGAGCACTACGAGAAGCGGGTCCAGGCGGAGCGGGAATCGCAGCGCCAGCCGGACGACCAGACGGCGGACGCGGCGCGGCTGGGGGCGCCCGACATCGTTCCGTTGTAA
- the guaB gene encoding IMP dehydrogenase has translation MTADGVPDKFATLGLTYDDVLLLPGASDMSPDAIDTSSLISRNVRVNVPLLSAAMDKVTEARMAIAMARQGGVGVLHRNLSIADQANQVDLVKRSESGMVSDPITVHPDATLREADELCAKFRISGVPVTDPAGKLLGIVTNRDMAFESDRSRQVREVMTPMPLVTGKVGISGVDAMELLRRHKIEKLPLVDDAGILKGLITVKDFVKAEKYPNAAKDKEGRLLVGAAVGVAGDAYDRAQALIEAGADFIVVDTAHGHSRLVGDMVAKIKSNSAVDVIGGNVATRDGAQALIDAGCDGIKVGVGPGSICTTRVVAGIGVPQVTAIYEASLAAKAAGVPVIGDGGLQYSGDIAKALVAGADTVMLGSLLAGCEESPGELLFINGKQFKSYRGMGSLGAMQSRGDQRSFSKDRYFQEGVGGDDKLIPEGIEGQVPYRGPLAAVVHQLVGGLRQSMFYVGGRTVPELQDRGRFVRITSAGLKESHPHDIQMTVEAPNYSRNG, from the coding sequence ATGACCGCCGACGGAGTGCCCGACAAATTCGCCACGCTCGGACTGACCTACGACGACGTGCTGCTGCTGCCGGGCGCGTCGGACATGTCGCCTGACGCGATCGACACCTCTTCCCTGATCTCCCGGAACGTACGCGTGAACGTTCCGCTGCTGTCCGCGGCGATGGACAAGGTCACCGAGGCCCGCATGGCCATCGCGATGGCCCGCCAGGGCGGCGTGGGCGTACTGCACCGCAACCTGTCGATCGCCGACCAGGCCAACCAGGTCGACCTCGTCAAGCGCTCCGAGTCCGGCATGGTCAGCGACCCGATCACGGTGCACCCGGACGCGACGCTGCGCGAGGCCGACGAGCTGTGCGCCAAGTTCCGCATCTCCGGTGTCCCGGTCACGGACCCGGCGGGCAAGCTGCTCGGCATCGTCACCAACCGCGACATGGCCTTCGAGTCGGACCGCAGCCGTCAGGTGCGCGAGGTCATGACCCCGATGCCGCTGGTCACGGGCAAGGTGGGCATCTCCGGCGTGGACGCCATGGAGCTGCTGCGCCGCCACAAGATCGAGAAGCTTCCGCTGGTCGACGACGCGGGCATCCTCAAGGGCCTCATCACGGTCAAGGACTTCGTCAAGGCCGAGAAGTACCCGAACGCCGCCAAGGACAAGGAAGGCCGGCTGCTCGTCGGCGCGGCCGTCGGCGTCGCCGGTGACGCGTACGACCGCGCCCAGGCCCTGATCGAGGCGGGCGCCGACTTCATCGTCGTCGACACCGCCCACGGCCACTCCCGCCTGGTCGGCGACATGGTCGCCAAGATCAAGTCGAACTCCGCCGTGGACGTCATCGGCGGCAACGTCGCCACCCGCGACGGTGCCCAGGCGCTGATCGACGCCGGCTGCGACGGCATCAAGGTCGGCGTCGGCCCCGGCTCCATCTGCACCACCCGCGTGGTCGCCGGCATCGGCGTCCCGCAGGTCACCGCCATCTACGAGGCCTCGCTGGCCGCCAAGGCCGCGGGCGTCCCGGTCATCGGCGACGGCGGCCTGCAGTACTCCGGCGACATCGCCAAGGCCCTGGTCGCGGGCGCCGACACGGTGATGCTCGGCTCGCTGCTCGCGGGCTGCGAGGAGTCCCCCGGCGAGCTGCTCTTCATCAACGGCAAGCAGTTCAAGTCGTACCGCGGCATGGGCTCGCTCGGCGCGATGCAGTCCCGTGGCGACCAGCGCTCCTTCTCCAAGGACCGCTACTTCCAGGAGGGCGTGGGCGGCGACGACAAGCTCATCCCCGAGGGCATCGAGGGCCAGGTTCCCTACCGCGGTCCGCTCGCCGCGGTCGTGCACCAGCTCGTCGGCGGCCTGCGCCAGTCGATGTTCTACGTCGGCGGCCGCACGGTCCCCGAGCTGCAGGACCGGGGCCGCTTCGTCCGGATCACCTCGGCGGGCCTCAAGGAGAGCCACCCGCACGACATCCAGATGACGGTGGAAGCGCCGAACTACAGCCGCAACGGCTGA
- a CDS encoding nucleotide sugar dehydrogenase, giving the protein MPADLAVIGLGHLGLPLAQAAVAAGIETVGYDSGPVTDSTLTAAEIRRMSAAGFRVTTNPAELGRVRTAVICAPTQLGADRALDLSAVGEAGRALAARLRPHTTVILESAVHPGVTEDYLRPVLEEGSGLRAGRDFHLAYSPSRLDPGNRTHGVSNTPKVIGGLTPACTESAHAFYARLTEKVVRARGLREAETVQLLETNYRHVNIALMNEMAVLCHDLGVDLWDVIRCAETKPYGFQAFRPGPGVGGHGVPLDPNYLPHTTRTPGHPLRMVGLAQEINNRMPQYVIQRSATLLNEHGKSARGARVLLLGVTYKPDLADQEGSPAREIASRLLDLGALISYHDPYIAGWRVRDQPVPRAESLYEAAANADLTILLQHHRTYDLQGLAVKAQLLLDTRGASPAGAAHRL; this is encoded by the coding sequence ATGCCCGCAGACCTCGCCGTCATCGGACTCGGCCATCTCGGCCTCCCACTCGCCCAGGCGGCAGTCGCCGCCGGGATCGAGACGGTCGGCTACGACAGCGGTCCGGTCACGGACTCCACCCTCACCGCCGCCGAGATCCGCCGCATGTCGGCGGCCGGCTTCCGGGTCACCACCAACCCCGCCGAGCTCGGCCGGGTCCGCACCGCCGTCATCTGCGCGCCCACCCAGCTCGGCGCCGACCGCGCGCTGGACCTGTCCGCCGTGGGCGAGGCCGGCCGCGCGCTCGCCGCCCGGCTACGCCCCCACACCACCGTGATCCTCGAATCCGCCGTCCACCCGGGCGTCACCGAGGACTACCTCCGCCCCGTCCTCGAAGAGGGCTCCGGGCTCCGGGCAGGCCGCGACTTCCACCTGGCCTACTCCCCCAGCCGCCTCGACCCGGGCAACCGCACGCACGGCGTCTCCAACACCCCCAAGGTGATCGGCGGCCTCACCCCCGCCTGCACCGAGTCCGCGCACGCCTTCTACGCCCGCCTCACCGAGAAGGTCGTCCGCGCCCGCGGCCTGCGCGAGGCCGAGACCGTACAGCTCCTGGAGACGAACTACCGGCACGTCAACATCGCGCTCATGAACGAGATGGCGGTCCTCTGCCACGACCTCGGCGTGGACCTGTGGGACGTCATCCGCTGCGCCGAGACCAAGCCGTACGGCTTCCAGGCCTTCCGTCCCGGCCCGGGCGTCGGCGGCCACGGAGTCCCGCTCGACCCGAACTACCTCCCCCACACCACCCGCACCCCCGGCCACCCCCTGCGCATGGTCGGCCTGGCGCAGGAGATCAACAACCGGATGCCGCAGTACGTCATCCAGCGCTCCGCCACCCTGCTGAACGAGCACGGCAAATCCGCCCGCGGCGCCCGCGTCCTCCTCCTGGGCGTCACCTACAAGCCCGATCTCGCCGACCAGGAGGGCTCCCCGGCCCGCGAGATCGCCAGCCGCCTGCTCGACCTGGGGGCGCTCATCAGCTACCACGACCCGTACATCGCGGGCTGGCGGGTCCGGGACCAGCCGGTCCCCCGTGCCGAATCGTTGTACGAGGCCGCCGCCAACGCGGACCTGACGATCCTGCTCCAGCACCACCGCACCTATGACCTGCAAGGCCTCGCGGTCAAGGCCCAGTTGCTCCTGGACACCCGGGGCGCCAGCCCGGCGGGGGCCGCCCACCGGCTCTGA